The Gordonia mangrovi genome includes the window CCGCGTCGACTGCCGCAGCTGCGGGTGCCGCTACTGGTTCTGCACGGCGGCGACGATGTACTGACCAACCCGGCCGGCAGTGAGATGGTCGATGACCTGGCGGGATCGCCGGACAAGACCCTCACCATCTACGACGGTCTCTATCACGAGATCTTCAACGAACCCGAGCGCGATCAGGTCATCTCCGACGTCGTCGACTGGCTGGGTGCGCACACGTCGAACTGAGCACCGCTCGGCAATCGTCAGGTCAGGGCACCGGCGTCGTCGTCGGGATCGACGACTGCGCCGGGATCGAGACCGGGGGGACACTCGACGAGGTCGTCGGCGCATCCGTATCGGCAACCGCGGGCGATTCCGACGCCGCGACCGACCTGCTCGGCTGGCTGTCGGCGGTGGATGAGGTCGGGACCTCGCCGGATGTTCCGGAGGTCGCCGACGTCGAGTCGGTGGCCGAGCTCGATTCCGCGGGGGTGCTCGATTCGCCGGGCTTCGATTCCACCGGGGTGCTCGATTCCGCCGATACGGCGGAGGAACTCGGGTCGGCCGAGAGCTCGACGCTGTCGAGCACCGGCGTGGACTTCGCCGCGACGAGTGCGGCCTGGGTGGCCTTGGTGGATCCCTCGGGGTCCGGCGTGCCGGAGGCGTCGACGACCTGCACCTTCTCCGTGACGGGAGGATTGTTGCGCAGCGCCTCCAGGACGTGATCCTTGCCGTCGGCGAGCCCTCGGCCCCAGTTCTCCCAGGTGTGACCGCCGTAGTTCGGCAATGAGATCACCGACGCGCCGCTCTGTGCGGCCTGCAGTTGCATCAGGACGGTCGAGACCGCCGAGAGCATCTCGAGCGCCATGGCACTGATCTGATCCTCTTGGGAGAGCTTGGCCATCTCGCTCGAGGTGAGGAATCCGTTGCCGGACGAGATGATCAGCACCTGTCCGTTCTCGTTGAGCTTGTTGACGTTCTTCGACGGATCGTTGTCGGTCCAGCGCTGGCTGCCCGGCTCACCCCACATGTTGACGATGCCGTTGGTGTAGTTCG containing:
- a CDS encoding alpha/beta hydrolase; this encodes MPNQPQQPDQTAIADGWQVIPDVAGATPRRSARRRIAGLATVVVLSLGLFGVGSLLSGGNTASAMAGHPEVLREGCTWDSSGNYVQNCKVWSESQNKYVIVQIRASNGSDQGVYLLDGMRAQEDRSAWTKDVQAAEVYDGSTDTTLVMPVGGASSFYTDWDAGAGADNTTIQQETFLTEELPDYLAENFGVSKNNNAIVGLSMSGGPAVTLAERHPDQFKVVQAMSGYYQTDNPIGALGVFASQTIVSNYTNGIVNMWGEPGSQRWTDNDPSKNVNKLNENGQVLIISSGNGFLTSSEMAKLSQEDQISAMALEMLSAVSTVLMQLQAAQSGASVISLPNYGGHTWENWGRGLADGKDHVLEALRNNPPVTEKVQVVDASGTPDPEGSTKATQAALVAAKSTPVLDSVELSADPSSSAVSAESSTPVESKPGESSTPAESSSATDSTSATSGTSGEVPTSSTADSQPSRSVAASESPAVADTDAPTTSSSVPPVSIPAQSSIPTTTPVP